A single window of Apium graveolens cultivar Ventura unplaced genomic scaffold, ASM990537v1 ctg4279, whole genome shotgun sequence DNA harbors:
- the LOC141701653 gene encoding methylsterol monooxygenase 1-2-like, with amino-acid sequence MLPYKTVVEAGAAIGRTLTTAETLWLNHTADKSDYLLYCYNILFLFIIFSLCPLYYVFMEYLFGNAVSVYKIQPKIKLSYGEMLKCYRDVVRMFVLVVGPLQLASYPSIQMIGIRTSLPLPSVYEIVAQLVVYFVVEDYTNYWIHRFLHCKWGYEKIHRVHHEYTAPIGFAALYAHWVEVLILGIPSALGPAMVPGHMITFWLWIALRQIEAIETHSGYDIPWTPTKFIPFYGGADHHDYHHYVGEQSHSNFASVFTYCDYIYGTDKGYRCQKRLLQQLKEGTKNHEQKSQGSQNISSQDLKAD; translated from the exons ATGCTGCCTTACAAGACCGTCGTGGAGGCGGGGGCCGCCATCGGCAGAACCCTAACCACCGCCGAAACACTGTGGCTTAATCACACTGCTGACAAATCAGATTACTTGTTATACTGTTACAATATTTTgtttttgtttattattttctCGCTTTGTCCTTTATattatgtatttatggaatatttGTTTGGAAATGCTGTTAGTGTTTATAAGATTCAACCGAAGATTAAGTTGTCGTATGGCGAGATGTTGAAGTGTTATAGAGATGTTGTGAGGATGTTTGTTCTCGTTGTTGGACCGCTTCAGCTCGCTTCGTATCCTTCGATTCAA ATGATTGGGATAAGGACAAGTTTGCCCTTACCTTCAGTTTATGAGATAGTGGCACAATTGGTTGTTTATTTTGTTGTCGAGGATTATACAAATTATTGGATCCATAGATTCCTGCATTGTAAATGGGGGTACGAGAAGATTCATAGGGTTCACCATGAATATACTGCTCCTATTGGGTTTGCGGCACTGTATGCGCATTGGGTGGAGGTTTTAATTCTTGGGATTCCGTCAGCTCTTGGGCCAGCGATGGTTCCAGGGCATATGATTACTTTCTGGTTATGGATTGCGTTGAGACAGATTGAAGCAATCGAGACTCATAGTGG GTATGATATTCCTTGGACTCCAACAAAATTCATTCCCTTTTATGGTGGCGCAGACCACCATGATTATCATCATTATGTTGGTGAGCAAAGCCACAGCAACTTTGCTTCAGTGTTCACATACTGTGATTACATATATGGAACAGACAAG GGCTACCGATGTCAAAAGAGACTTCTTCAGCAG TTGAAAGAGGGGACAAAGAACCATGAACAAAAGAGTCAAGGCTCACAGAATATCTCCAGTCAGGATCTTAAGGCTGACTAG